The following DNA comes from Kineococcus rhizosphaerae.
CTGGGCCTGCCGGACCGCGGTCTTGACGACGTCGCGGCCCCGGCTGTCCACGGCGGGGGCGAGCCGCGGGTCGGCGAGCAGCGCGTCGGTGCGCGGGACGGTGCGGCGGTGGTCGGTCACGGGGCCAAGGTACGTGGCGGAGGCGGATGGGAATCGAACCCACCTGACCGAGGTGCTCGGTCACGTCGGTGTTGAAGACCGCGGGGGCCACCAGGCACCCGTACGCCTCCTCGCACGTGCGGGACAGCGTGCCACAAGGTCGGGTTAGGGTCGCGCCGTGACCGCAGCGACGATGCGCCTGACCCAGTACGCCCACGGCGGCGGGTGCGCCTGCAAGATCCCGCCGGGTGAGCTCGAGGAGATGGTGGCGGGCCTGACCGGGCCCGCGACGGACGACCTGCTCGTGGGGGTCGGCGACGACGCCGCCGTCGTGCGGATCGAGGGCGGCCGGGCGGTCATCGCCACCGCCGACTTCTTCACCCCCGTCGTCGACGACGCCTACACCTTCGGCCGCATCGCGGCCACGAACGCCCTGTCCGACGTCTACGCCATGGGCGGCACCCCGCTGGTGGCGGTGAACCTGCTCGGCTGGCCCCGCGGCGTCCTGCCGCCGGAGCTGGCGCGCGAGGTGCTGCGCGGCGGCGCCGACGCAGCCCGGGAGGCGGGCTGCCACCTCGGCGGCGGCCACAGCATCGACGACCCCGAACCCAAGTACGGCATGGCCGTCACGGGCCTGGGCGACCCCGACCGCCTGCTGCGCGGGGACGCGGCCGTCGCGGGCCTGCCCCTGACCCTCACCAAACCCCTCGGCCTGGGCGTGCTGAACAACCGGCACAAGGCGACCGGGGAGGTGTTCGAGGAGGCGATCGCGGTGATGACGACGCTGAACCGCGACGCCTCCGTCGCGGCGCTGGCCGCCGGGGCCCGGTGCGCCACCGACGTCACGGGGTTCGGCCTGCTCGGCCACCTGCACGAGGTCGCCCGCGCCAGCGGGGTCACCGCCGTCGTCGACGCTTCCGCCGTCCCCTACGTCGACGGCGCCCGGCGCTCTCTCGCCGACGGGTTCGTCCCCGGCGGCAGCCGCCGCAACCTCGACTGGGTCCGGCCGTTCCTCGACGCCGGGGCGGCGGACGAGGACGAACTGGTCCTGCTCGCCGACGCCCAGACGTCGGGGGGCCTGCTCGTGGCGGGCGAGGTGCCCGGCTACCCCGTCGTCGGTGAGCTCGTGCCCCGCCGCGGGGAGACGACCCTCGTGGTGCGCTGAGGGTCAGCGCTTGGGCGCCCCCGCGGTCCCGGCCCCGTCCGACGTGGCCGCCGGGGCCTGCGCCGGGTCGGTGGCCGGGTCGGTGGCCGGGTCGTGGTGGGCGCCGCGCAGGTACAGGAACCAGTACGCGAGGCCGACGAACAACCCGCCGCCGACGATGTTCCCCAGCCCTGCGAACACCCAGTTGCGGACGATGTCGCCCCAGCCGATCCCGGGCACCCCGGCCCAGTGCGCGGCGGGCAGGAAGAACATGTTCGCCACGACGTGGTCGAAGCCGAGCGCCACGAACGCGGTGATCGGGAACACGATCGCGGCGACCTTGCCGCCGATGTCCTCGGCGGCCAGGGCCATCCACACGCCCAGGCACACGAGCCAGTTGCAGCCGATGGCCCGCAGGAAGATCGTCGGGTCGTCCTCGGTGACGGCCTTGCCCGTGGCGATGGCCGCCAGGCGGGTGAACGTGGCGGTGCCCTCGGCACCGATGACGTGCGTCTTGACGGCCAGCACGTACGCCACGAACAGCGCCCCGAGCAGGTTCGCGACCAGGACGACGACCCAGTTCCGCCCGAGCCGCCCCAGGGAGATCTTGCGGCTGAACAGCGCCATGGGCAGCAGCGCCATGTTCCCGGTGAGCAGTTCGGAGCCGGCGACGATGACGAGCACCAGGCCGAGGCTGAAGACGGCCCCGGTCAGCAGGGTCGTCACCCCGCCCCAGATCCCCGGGTCCAGCCCGGCCGTCACGTCGACGGCCAGCAGGCCGGCGAAGGCGATGTAGGCCCCCGCCAGGAACCCTCCGACGAGCATCTTCGAGACGGGCAGGTTCGCCTTCTTCTCGCCACTGGCGACAGCGGCGACCGCGATCTGTTCCGGCGTCTTGTACGCCATGCGTGTCCTCCTCGGGGTTCAGGAGGCGCGCCGGCGCGCCTCCAGTCGTTCGCGCTGCGGAACGACGACGTACTTGGGGTCCTTCGTCGAGGCGACACCCGCCTCGAAGACGGCCATGCGGGTCAGGAACGACCCGGCGAGCAGGCTCGCGCCCGACACCGCCGAGACGAGGCGGGAGCCCCGCCCCAGGACCGCTCCCAGCGCACCGGCGGCGGTGCACGCCCGGGCGGCCTTGAGGAACCGGCCGGGCCGCCCGAGGTGGAAGGGTTCGCTGACGAGCCCGTGCGAGGTCTCCATCCGGTGCGCCGCAGCGAGTTCAACGGTGGCACCGATCGCCGCGACGCGCGCGGCGGAACGGGTCTGCTCCGTGGGGGCCAGCAGCAGGGCCGCTCCGGCCCCGGCGGCCAGGGCGCTGCCGCCGAAGACGAACGGCAGTTCCCGGTAGGGCTCGTGCCAGCTCGGGACGGCGGTGTCGGCGAACAGCACCGCGGTGTACGTCGCCAGCAGCGGGCCGGTCACGGCCGCGCCGACCCCGGCGACCGACCCCGCAGGCCGCGCCACCCGCCGCAGCAGCCCGAGGGCCCCGCGCTGCGGCAGGAGCTCACCGAGTTCGGCGACGGCGGCGGCCCCGGACAGCGGACCGAACACCGAGAGGATGTACGTCCCCACCGACATGGGCGAGGTGACCTTGGCGACCCGCAGCATGTTGTAGAACCGCTCGGGCCGGCCCAGGTCGGCGATGAGGAAGTAGGCGCTGGCCCCCACCGCTCCCAGCGACGTCGTGCGCAACGCCCGGCGCGCGAACGCGTGACCCTTCGCGTCCGCGACGGCGGCGAGCATGGAGGACCCGGCCGCCAGCCCGCCCGCGAACAGGTAGTAGGCGATCTCGTGGGTCCACACCGGGGGTTTGAGGACGGCGCGGCCGTAGTAGGAGCGGAACTCGGCGTCGGGGACCACGGCGTTGACGTCGCCGCGGCCCTTCTTCCTCCGCTTGCCCATCCCCGCGCCGAACATCCGCGCGGCCTGACCGCCGATCGGGTCGGTCCCGGGGACGTGCTCGAACCCGGGCTGACCCGGCTGGTGCGGCGTCTCCTGCGCGGGTTTCGGGGTCATCGCCTGCCCACCGCGGCGGCCACGACGCCGAGCACCATGAACCCCGCGGCGGCGGCCATGTGCTTGTACATCGACGGCAGGTCCCGCGTGGTGACGACGGGGTCCGGCGGCAGGCCGTAGACCTCCGGTTCGTCGAGCAGCAGGAAGAACGCACCGTCGCCGCCGACCCCGTCCTCGGGGTCCTCCCCGTACAGGCGGGCCTCGGTGACCCCGACGTCGTGCAGCTGCTGCCGGCGACGTTCGGCGCGTTCGCGCAGCTCGTCGAGGTCGCCGAACTGGATCGACTCCGTCGGGCAGGCCTGGGCGCAGGCGGGCGTCTGGTCCTCACCGAGCCGGTCGTAGCACAGCGTGCACTTCCAGGCCCGGCCATCCTCCTCGCGCTTGTCGATGACGCCGTAGGGGCACGCCGAGACGCAGTAGCCGCACCCGTTGCACACGTCCTGCTGGACGACGACGGTGCCGAACTCGGTGCGGAACAGGGCCCCCGTCGGGCACACGTCCAGGCACGCGGCGTGCGTGCAGTGCTTGCAGACGTTGGACATCATCAGCCAGCGGACGTCCTGACGGCCGTCGCGGTCGGGCAGCGGCGCGGGCGCCAGCATGCCCGGCATGCCGAGGAACTGCCCGGCCGGGTCCTTCCCGCCCTTCCCCGCCGGGGCCGCGGTGGTGGACGCGCTGCCGCACGACCCCCCGCACCCGCCGTGGGAGGGGTTCTGGTGCGAGGAGTTCTGGTAGGCCCGCTCGGCCACCGGGTGCCCGCCGGGGACCCCCGTGCCCAGGCGCTCGGCTTCGGCGAAGGCGTCGAAGCCGGCGGCGACGGCGTCCTGCTGGGCCCGGTCCACCGCGGGCCGGGACTGCTCGATGAACGCCACCGCGCGCCAGGAGTCCGCCCCGAGCCCACCGGTGTTGTCGTAGGACATCCCCAGCAGGTCGATGCCGTCCTCGGGGACGGCGTTCCACTCCTTGCACGCCACCTCGCAGGCCTTGCAGCCGATGCACACCGAGGTGTCGGTGAAGAACCCCTTGCGCGGGGGCGGGTCGGCGTACCCGGCGTCGCGCGCGGGGTCGTCGAGGCGGCCGTACAGGCTGCCCGACAGGTCGTCCAGCGAGACCACTAGCGGTCCCCTCCTTCGTCCAGGCCCTCGGCGGGGTGCGCGTCGAGCACCACGGGGTCGACGCCGTTCTGCTGGGGCTCGCCCGGGCGCGAACGGGTGTCGTGGCGGACCCCGACGACCTTCTCGAGCAGGTGCTCGTCGTGCCCGGCGCCCACCTCCGTGGCCCCGCCCTCGGCCAGGTCGGCCACCCCCCGCCCGCCGCGGGCGATGAGGTCGGCCGTGACGGCCACCGACCCGGAGGTCATGGTGACCCCGCCCCGGACCCGGTACTCGTCGATCAGGTCCAGGACCGCGCCACCGCGCGGGCGACGGCCCGGCAGCACGTCGCAGGTCCCGGCCTTGAACTCCTGGATGTGCACGTTCGGGTCGAGCGTCAGGTGCATGAGGTCGTTGACGACGTCCCCCGTGGTCAGACCGCCCTGGCCCCAGTGGTACGGCAGCCAGATCTGGTGGACGAGCTGGTTCTGCACCTTCAGCGGCGCGAGCCGGTCGGTGACCAGCACCCGCGCCTCCACCACGGCCCGGGCCGTGACCACGTGCGCCCAGCCGAGGTGCTCCAGACCGCGCAGCCGCGCCAGTTCCGGGGAGACCTCCATGAACAGCGCCGGTTGCAGCTCGGCGAGGTACGGCAGGTAGCGGCTCATGCCGCCGGCCGTGTGGTGCTCGGTGAGCCGGGACGTGAGCCACACGAACGGGAAGATCTGGCTGCCCAGTTCGGGCGGGGACGGGTGCACCTCGTTGAGGTGGTTGGTGTAGATCTCCCGCGCCGGGTTGGCCTGCTGGGTGTAGACGGCGTTGCGGAACGGCGACTCGGCCGGTTCGTAGTGCGCCGGCAGCGGACCGTCGACGACGCCCTTGGGCGCGTACAGCCAGCCCTTGCCGTCGCTCTGCATGATGAACGGGTCGTCGCCGGCGATGGCCTCCACGCCCGTGGCCCCCTCCGGAGGACGGTACGACGGGGGTTTGGTCGCCTCGAAGTCGGCGGTGTCGTCGCCCACCCAGCGCTTCGCGTCCTCGTCCCACCACACCAGCGCCTTGCGCTCGCTCCACGGCTTCCCGTCGGGGTCGGCCGAGGCCCGGTTGTAGAGCACGCGCCGGTTCATCGGCCACGCCCAGCCCCACTCGGGGGCGTGCAGGGACTGCTCGCGACCGGGTTTGCGGCGCGCGGCCTGGTTGACGCCGTCGGCGTAGACCCCGGAGTAGATCCAGCAGCCGCTGGACGTGGACCCGTCCGCCTCCAACGCGGTGTACCCCGGCAGCAGGCCGTCGGGACCGTAGCCGTTGATCTCCTTCAGCACGTCCTCGGAACTGGGTTCCTGTTCCGGCCCGTGCACCGGGTAGTCCCAGGCGAGCTTCAGCAGGAGCTGGTCGCGCGGGTCGGTGGAACCGGCCAGCTTCTCCCGCATCCGCCGGCCCAGGTGGTAGAAGAACCACAGCTCGCTCGTGGCGTCGCCCGGCGGGTTGACCGCCTTCTCGCGCCACTGCAGCAGCCGCTGAGTCTGGGTGAACGTGCCCTCCTTCTCCACGTGGGAGGCGGCGGGCAGGAAGAACACCTCGGTGCGGCACTGCTCGGAGACGATCTCGCCGGTCTCGACCTCGGGCGCGTCCTTCCAGAACGTCGCGCTCTCGATCATCACCAGGTCGCGCACGACGAGCCAGTCCAGGTTGGCCATGCCCAGCCGCTGGGCGCGGCCGTTGGCCGAGCCGACGGCGGGGTTCTGCCCCAGCAGGAAGTACCCGAAGATCTTGCCGCCCTCGATCATGTCCATGACCTGGCTGTACGTGCCGTGGTCGCCGCTGATCTTGGGCAGGTCGTCGAACAGGTAGTCGTTCTCGGCCGTGGCGTTCTCACCGAAGTACGCCTTGAGCAGGCTCACGGTGTACGCGTCGGCGTTGGCCCAGAAGCCCTTCTGGTTCTGACCCTTGATCGCGTCGACGTAACCGGCCAGGTCGGGGTGCCGCTCGGCGTGCGGCATCTGCAGGTACCCCGGCAGCAGGTTGTACAGGGTCGGGATGTCGGTCGAGCCCTGGATGGAGGCGTGGCCGCGCAGGGCCATGACCCCACCGCCGGGCCGGCCCATGTTGCCCAGCAGCAGCTGCAGGATGGCCCCGGCCCGGATGTACTGCACGCCCGTGCCGCGCTGGGTCCAGCCGACGCTGTAGACCAGCACCCCGGTCTTGTCCCGGCCCGAGTTCGAGATCCACGCCTCGGCGAGCTCCTCGAACAGGTCCTCCGGGATGCCGCAGACCTCGGCCACCATCTGCGGGGTGTAGCGGGCGAAGTGGCGCTTGAGGACCTGGTAGACGCAGCGGGGGTCCTGCAGCGTCTCGTCGCGCTGGATGCTCCGGTGGTCGACCGCGGCGCCGCCGGACCCGAGGGCGTGCCCGGACTCGCTGTCGCTGGACTCGGCGGTCTCCTCCTCCTCGTCCCCGTGGTGCTCGGACCCGGCGTACTGCCACGACTTCGTGTCGTAGGAGCGCGTCTCGTGGTCGAACCCGGAGAACAGGCCGTCGAGGTCCTCGGTGTCGCCGAAGTCCTCGCTCACCAGGTGCGAGGCGTTGGTGTACGCCACGACGTACTCGCGGAAGTCGCGCTCCTGCGTCAGGACGCGGTTGATGACCGCTCCGAGCAGGACGATGTCCGTGCCCGTGCGGATCGGGACGTACGTGTCCGCGAGCGCGCTGGTGCGCGTGAAGCGGGGGTCGACGTGGAAGACCTTCGCGCCGCGCGCCTTGGCCTCCATCACCCACTGGAACCCGACCGGATGGCACTCGGCCATGTTCGAGCCCTGGATGACGATGACGTCGGCATTGCTCAGGTCCTGCAGGTCACCGGTGGCTCCACCGCGACCGAACGAGGCACCCAGACCGGGCACCGTGGCGGAGTGTCAAATGCGGGCTTGGTTCTCGACCTGGATCGCGCCCATGGCCGTGAACAGCTTCTTGATGAGGTAGTTCTCCTCGTTGTCCAGCGTCGCACCACCGAGGCTGGCGATCCCCATGGTGCGGTTCAGCCGCCGACCCTGGTCGTCGCGGTCCTGCCACCCGCGCCGCCGGGCGTCCAGCACCCGGTCGGTGATCATGTCCATCGCGGTGTCGAGGTCCAGGTCGGTCCACTCGGTCGCGTAGGGCGCGCGGTAGCGGATCGTCGTGACGCGCGAGTCGCCGTTGACGAGCTGCTCGCTGGCCGAACCCTTGGGGCACAACCGCCCGCGCGAGTGCGGGGAGTCCGGGTCGCCCTCGATCTGCACGACCTTCTCGTCCTTGACGTACACGCGCTGGCCGCAGCCCACGGCGCAGTACGGACACACCGACTTCGCGACGCGGTCGGCCGTGGCGGTGCGCGGCGTCAGGTACTTCGAGCGCGCCGACTGGGTCGCGGCACCGCGGCCCAGCGGGTCGTCGCCCGTCAGCTGCCGGTAGACCGGCCACCCCTCGAGGAACGTCTTCAGACCCACGTCCGGGAACATACCCCCGGATCGTCCCCGCGTGCGCGGTGGACCCGCCGGGACCAGGATTCCCCCGTGACTGTTCCCACCATCATGCTCAACGACGGACGCGATATCCCCCAGCTCGGCTTCGGGGTCTTCCAGATCCCGCCGGCCGAGACCGCGGCCGCGGTCCGCACGGCCCTGGAGGTCGGTTACCGCCACCTGGACACCGCGCAGATGTACGGCAACGAGGCCGAGACGCTCCAGGGCGTCCTCGACTCCGGTGTGCCGCGCGAGGACGTGTGGATCACCAGCAAGCTCAACAACGGCGCCCACGAGCCCGACGCGGCCCGCGCGGCGGTCGACTCCTCCGTGGAGAAGCTGGGCGGTCCCATCGACCTGTACCTCATCCACTGGCCGCTGCCCACGCTGTACGGCGGTGACTTCGTCTCGACGTGGAAGGTGCTCGAGGAGGCCCGCGCCGACGGCCGGCTGCGCTCCATCGGCGTCTCCAACTTCCAGGTGCCGCACCTGCGCCGCCTGGCCCAGGAGGCCACCGTCGTGCCCGCCGTCAACCAGATCGAGGTGCACCCGTACTTCGGCAACGAGGAGGTGCGCTCCTACTGCGGTGAGCACCAGATCGGCGTCGAGGCGTGGTCGCCCATCGCCCAGGGCAAGGTCCTGGACAACCCCACCATCACCGCCGTCGCGGACCGGCTGGGCAAGACCCCGGCGCAGGTCGTGCTGCGCTGGCACGTCGAGCGCGGCGACATCGTCTTCCCGAAGTCGGTGACGCGCTCGCGCGTGGAGGAGAACTTCGACCTCTTCAGCTTCGAGCTGACCGAGGAGGACCTCGCGCTCATCACGGCCCTGGACCAGGGCGCCGACGGCCGCATCGGCGGGCACCCGGACACCATGGACTACGTCCCCGCGTGAGTTCCCCCCTCGTCCCGACGCGCCGCCGCACCCTGCTGGGTGCGGCGGCGTTCGCCGTCCTGGTCGTGCTCCTGCTGCTGTGGGCCAAGTGGGCCCCCTACACCGCGCGGGTCGGGGAGCTCGTGGGGTCGCGGGCGTGGTCGGGCAGCTCGGTCGTGGCCGCCGCGGGGATCACCCCGGGGTCGGGCCCGAGCCTGACCGCCGGGTGGGAGTTCACGAAGGTCTACGCCCTCGCGGTGTGGAAGGCGCTGGTGGCCGGGCTCGTCGTCGCCGCCGCCGTGCAGACCCTCCTGCCGCGGCGGTGGCTGCTGTCCCTGCTGCGCCGGCGGCGGGACACCTCCAGCGCGCTGGTCGGGGGGCTGCTCTCCACTCCTTCGATGATGTGCACCTGCTGCACCGCGCCCGTGGCGAACGCCCTGCGGCGCAGCGGCGCACCGACGGCGGGCGTCGTCGCGTACTGGCTGGGCAACCCGCTGCTCAACCCCGCGGTCCTGGTGTTCCTGGCCCTCGTGGCCCCGTGGCCGTGGGCCGCGACCCGGCTCGTCGTGGGGCTGCTGGTCGTCGTCGCCGGCAGCGCCCTCGTCGCCCGGGTCGCCGGTGGTCGGGTCCCCGCCGAGGCGGCCGAGCAGGTGCAGGACGCGCACGACGGCGGACCGCGACGCTTCCTGCCCGTCCTGGCCCGCACGGCCGCCTGGCTCGTCCCGGAGTACCTCGTCGTCGTCCTGCTGGTGGGGACCTTCGCGGGATGGCTGTTCCCGCTCGGGGAGTCCGCCCGGTCCTGGGGCGTGCTGGCCGTCCTCGTCGCCGTCGTGCTCGGGACCCTGCTGGTCGTGCCCACCGCCGGTGAGGTCCCCCTGGCGCAGGGGCTGGCGACCGCCGGGTTCGGACCCGCCGTCGTCGGGGCCCTGCTCATCGCCCTGCCGGCCGTGAGCCTGCCGTCGGCGGTGATGGTGGTGGGCGCGCTGGGGCGGCGGGTCGTGGGGTGGACGGTCCTGGTGGTGGCCGCCGGTGCCGTCGTCGCGGCCGGGCTGCTGTCCGTGCTCTGAGGGTGTCAGGCCCAGCTGACGACGGGCACCCGGTGCCAGCGGACGCGTTCGACCTGCGCGCCGCGGTGCTCCCCGTCACGGGCCACGACCCGCGCGTCGACGAGGCAGCGGTCGGCCCCCAGCAGCACGACGGCCACGGCCGCGGCCTGACCGGGGTGCGCGAAGCTGCCCCACCGCGAGGCCACCGTTCCGCGCTCGTCCACCAGCTCCACGTCGCACAGCTCCTCCTGCGTGCGGTGGGCCAGGTGGTGGCGCACGTCGGGCAGGGCGTCGACGTGCACGGGCAGCACCATGACCAGTCCACTGCCGTCGCGGACGTACAGCCGCGGGTGCGTGGTACCCGCGTCCTCCAGGGCCACCGTGAGCGGTCCGCGTCCGATGCGCTGCTTGGCCATCGTGTCCTCCCCTGAGGTCTGGTCGCCCGCGGCTTCGCGGGCGCGGTGATCAGCCTGCTCCGCGGGGCTGGGTGCACTCCAGGGGGGACCTGGGAGTTCACCGGATCCGGGAGACCCGTGGCGCGACGGCCGCAGCGAGGTGAGGTGCGTCACGCAGCGACCGGCGGTCCGGTACGGTCGCACCCCCGAACTGCACTCCGAGTCCAGTACGCTGTACCGACAACCGGCACGGTCAGCGGCGACCGGCGCCGACTCGCCAGACCGGGGTGGCTCCGCCACCGCGGCGACACGGGAGGTCACCCTTGAACGAGCACCGCTCGGCTGCTCCCCCACGTCCTCGCGGGCGCGCTTCGAAGCGAGAGGCGATCCTCGCCGCGTCCGTCGAGCTGTTCAACTCGCAGGGTTACGAACTCACCTCGATGGACGCCGTGGCCGCCCGGGCAGGCGTTTCGAAGACCACGGTGTACGCCCACTTCGGGGACAAGCTGGCTCTCTACCACGCCATGGCGGAACGCGCCGTCACGATCCTGGACGTCGACTTCGACCAGCTGCGGGGCGACGACTCGCTGACCACCTTCGGCAAGCTGACCACGCTGGCGACGATGCTCGTCGAGTCGCTGACCTCGGAGACGTTCATCGCCTTCCACCGGGTCATGATCCTCGAAGCGCGGGACAAGCCGGACCTCACGAGCAGGCTCGTCCCCGGTGCCCCGCACGTCGTCGACGTGGTGATGGCGATCCTGCACGAGGACGCTGTGCGCCTCGGTTACGAGATCCGGGACGTGCACGCCCACGCTGCGCTCTTCGTCCGGATCGCGGCGGCGACCTTCGAGGTCGACGCGTTGCTCGACGCCGACTTCCACCCCGACGACGAACTCGTGAGCCGGCACGCGGCCTGGGTCACGCACATGTTCCTCAAGAACGTGCGGCCCGTCTCGCTGTGGGAGGCCGACGGGGACCTGACGACGGCACCTCCCGCACCCGACTACCTGTGGCTGGCCGAGCGCGTGCACCGCGACTGAACCCGACCCGGTCCGTGCCCCCGGGAGCGCGGGCCGGCAGGCCGCCGGGCTGGAGCGGCACCACGCACGCGCCGACACCCCGGTGCGGCACGCCGCCCGGGGTGTCGGCGGTCGGTACGCCTATCCGCGTTCAGACCCCGGCGTCGACGACGACGTTCGTGCCGGTGACGAAGTCGGCGCGCGGGCTGGCGAGGTAGGCGATCGCCCAGGCGATGTCGTCGGGGCGGCCGATGCGCGGCACGGCCTGGCGGAAGACCTCGGTGGCGATCTCCTCCTCGGCGTCGCGCCAGTCGGCTGCCCCGATCGAGGCGGCCGCCTTCATCAGTTCCACCTCCGAGTCCGGGGTGGCGATGATCCCGACGCTGATCGAGTTCGCGGTGACCCCGGTGCCGCCGAGTCCCTTGGCGAGGCTGCGCGCGTAGTTGATCTCCGCCGCCTTGGCGCTCTGGTAGTCGGCGAACATCGGCGGCTGGTGCAGGGCGACGGCGCTCGCCACGTGGATGACCCGGCCCCAGCCGCGTTCGACCATCCCCGGCACGAGGCGCTGCGTCGCCGCGACCGCACTGACGAGGTTCAGGCGGTAGGTGGCGAGCCACTGCTCCACCGGCGTCTCCCAGACGGGCTCGGGGCTGAAGCCCCCGGACCGTCCGCCGGCGTTGTTGACGAGGATGTCCACGCCACCGGCGGCGACGACCTCGTCGAGGAGCGCGGCGGTCGCGGCGGCGTCGGTGAGGTCCCCGGTGACGGTCTCGGCGGTCCCGCCGGAGCTGCGGATGCGCTCGGCGACAGCCGTCGTCCTGGCCTCGTTCCGGCCGTGGACGACGACTGTCGCCCCCTCCTCGGCGAGGCGGAGGGCGATGCCTTCCCCGATGCCGGAACTGCTGCCCGTGACGAGGGCGCGCTTGCCCTGGAGTCCGAGGTCCACGTCAGTCCTTCCCCGCTCCGGCCAGTACCGGAGTGCGCTCG
Coding sequences within:
- the selD gene encoding selenide, water dikinase SelD, producing the protein MRLTQYAHGGGCACKIPPGELEEMVAGLTGPATDDLLVGVGDDAAVVRIEGGRAVIATADFFTPVVDDAYTFGRIAATNALSDVYAMGGTPLVAVNLLGWPRGVLPPELAREVLRGGADAAREAGCHLGGGHSIDDPEPKYGMAVTGLGDPDRLLRGDAAVAGLPLTLTKPLGLGVLNNRHKATGEVFEEAIAVMTTLNRDASVAALAAGARCATDVTGFGLLGHLHEVARASGVTAVVDASAVPYVDGARRSLADGFVPGGSRRNLDWVRPFLDAGAADEDELVLLADAQTSGGLLVAGEVPGYPVVGELVPRRGETTLVVR
- a CDS encoding formate/nitrite transporter family protein is translated as MAYKTPEQIAVAAVASGEKKANLPVSKMLVGGFLAGAYIAFAGLLAVDVTAGLDPGIWGGVTTLLTGAVFSLGLVLVIVAGSELLTGNMALLPMALFSRKISLGRLGRNWVVVLVANLLGALFVAYVLAVKTHVIGAEGTATFTRLAAIATGKAVTEDDPTIFLRAIGCNWLVCLGVWMALAAEDIGGKVAAIVFPITAFVALGFDHVVANMFFLPAAHWAGVPGIGWGDIVRNWVFAGLGNIVGGGLFVGLAYWFLYLRGAHHDPATDPATDPAQAPAATSDGAGTAGAPKR
- the nrfD gene encoding NrfD/PsrC family molybdoenzyme membrane anchor subunit, giving the protein MTPKPAQETPHQPGQPGFEHVPGTDPIGGQAARMFGAGMGKRRKKGRGDVNAVVPDAEFRSYYGRAVLKPPVWTHEIAYYLFAGGLAAGSSMLAAVADAKGHAFARRALRTTSLGAVGASAYFLIADLGRPERFYNMLRVAKVTSPMSVGTYILSVFGPLSGAAAVAELGELLPQRGALGLLRRVARPAGSVAGVGAAVTGPLLATYTAVLFADTAVPSWHEPYRELPFVFGGSALAAGAGAALLLAPTEQTRSAARVAAIGATVELAAAHRMETSHGLVSEPFHLGRPGRFLKAARACTAAGALGAVLGRGSRLVSAVSGASLLAGSFLTRMAVFEAGVASTKDPKYVVVPQRERLEARRRAS
- a CDS encoding 4Fe-4S dicluster domain-containing protein, with the protein product MVSLDDLSGSLYGRLDDPARDAGYADPPPRKGFFTDTSVCIGCKACEVACKEWNAVPEDGIDLLGMSYDNTGGLGADSWRAVAFIEQSRPAVDRAQQDAVAAGFDAFAEAERLGTGVPGGHPVAERAYQNSSHQNPSHGGCGGSCGSASTTAAPAGKGGKDPAGQFLGMPGMLAPAPLPDRDGRQDVRWLMMSNVCKHCTHAACLDVCPTGALFRTEFGTVVVQQDVCNGCGYCVSACPYGVIDKREEDGRAWKCTLCYDRLGEDQTPACAQACPTESIQFGDLDELRERAERRRQQLHDVGVTEARLYGEDPEDGVGGDGAFFLLLDEPEVYGLPPDPVVTTRDLPSMYKHMAAAAGFMVLGVVAAAVGRR
- a CDS encoding aldo/keto reductase translates to MLNDGRDIPQLGFGVFQIPPAETAAAVRTALEVGYRHLDTAQMYGNEAETLQGVLDSGVPREDVWITSKLNNGAHEPDAARAAVDSSVEKLGGPIDLYLIHWPLPTLYGGDFVSTWKVLEEARADGRLRSIGVSNFQVPHLRRLAQEATVVPAVNQIEVHPYFGNEEVRSYCGEHQIGVEAWSPIAQGKVLDNPTITAVADRLGKTPAQVVLRWHVERGDIVFPKSVTRSRVEENFDLFSFELTEEDLALITALDQGADGRIGGHPDTMDYVPA
- a CDS encoding permease translates to MSSPLVPTRRRTLLGAAAFAVLVVLLLLWAKWAPYTARVGELVGSRAWSGSSVVAAAGITPGSGPSLTAGWEFTKVYALAVWKALVAGLVVAAAVQTLLPRRWLLSLLRRRRDTSSALVGGLLSTPSMMCTCCTAPVANALRRSGAPTAGVVAYWLGNPLLNPAVLVFLALVAPWPWAATRLVVGLLVVVAGSALVARVAGGRVPAEAAEQVQDAHDGGPRRFLPVLARTAAWLVPEYLVVVLLVGTFAGWLFPLGESARSWGVLAVLVAVVLGTLLVVPTAGEVPLAQGLATAGFGPAVVGALLIALPAVSLPSAVMVVGALGRRVVGWTVLVVAAGAVVAAGLLSVL
- a CDS encoding TetR/AcrR family transcriptional regulator, with product MNEHRSAAPPRPRGRASKREAILAASVELFNSQGYELTSMDAVAARAGVSKTTVYAHFGDKLALYHAMAERAVTILDVDFDQLRGDDSLTTFGKLTTLATMLVESLTSETFIAFHRVMILEARDKPDLTSRLVPGAPHVVDVVMAILHEDAVRLGYEIRDVHAHAALFVRIAAATFEVDALLDADFHPDDELVSRHAAWVTHMFLKNVRPVSLWEADGDLTTAPPAPDYLWLAERVHRD
- a CDS encoding SDR family NAD(P)-dependent oxidoreductase — translated: MDLGLQGKRALVTGSSSGIGEGIALRLAEEGATVVVHGRNEARTTAVAERIRSSGGTAETVTGDLTDAAATAALLDEVVAAGGVDILVNNAGGRSGGFSPEPVWETPVEQWLATYRLNLVSAVAATQRLVPGMVERGWGRVIHVASAVALHQPPMFADYQSAKAAEINYARSLAKGLGGTGVTANSISVGIIATPDSEVELMKAAASIGAADWRDAEEEIATEVFRQAVPRIGRPDDIAWAIAYLASPRADFVTGTNVVVDAGV